A genomic region of Catalinimonas niigatensis contains the following coding sequences:
- the secDF gene encoding protein translocase subunit SecDF produces MRNKNVVVILTIIVSLICLYSLSFTFISRNVQQRATAYATTSEGEVDQAKKQQYLDSIWEKPVYKLVGYPYTFQDVKEKELNLGLDLQGGMHIIMEISPIEVLKALSNNEQSQAFQQALKEAEKLQKIDNESFVDLFYKQYQKLAPESPLHTIFANSRNQEYIDGESSDADVLAFIQQEVNDAVDRSFEIVRNRIDKFGVTQPNVQRLPGTERIQLELPGVDNPERVRKLLQGIAQLEFRQVIELEEMLPYWEQASHYWTTQHTEQKPFPLISADSIDLEQQLLQDTTSSALDFPIFGLSASTYRLAYQIADTATISTTLKELKAARVLPNDVAFLWDVKPENESEILELYVVRSGRSISGMLGGDVITNATQNLENGKPSVAMQMNTEGSRKWKKMTSENIGHRIAIVLDDQVYSAPVVQTEIPNGNSSISGNFTIEEAQDLANILKAGKMPAPIQIIEEAVVGPTLGIETITQGLVSMAAGLGLVVMFMVLYYSSGGMVANIALLFNIFFIIGVLAQLSASLTLPGIAGIVLTIGMSVDANVLIFERVKEELGNGKSVLNAIKLGYDKAYSSIIDSNATTFLTGVILYTFGSGGIKGFAVVLMIGIVSSLFTAVFISRLMIESLAKRGKVLSFTTLFSKSLFKDVSFNFIQKRKWAYRLSVLTVIVGLACITLQGGLNLGVDFKGGRSYVVRFDTPVAASDVRIVMLSDFQGAGLEVKTFNQDNQLKITTSYLAEDHSEKADLQVKEALEKGLQNYNIEHPEIISSAKIGATMAQDVKEAAQSSVIYTLGIIFLYILVRFQKWQYGLGAVVALAHDVLMVFAAYAIARAFGFVLEIDQVFIAAILTIIGYSINDTVVVFDRIREFTQQKTDGLELMYNKAINDTLSRTIITSFTVFVVVVVLLVFGGEVLRGFSFALLVGVILGTYSSIFIAAPLALDVTGWRNRKIDKVGNRQLSKA; encoded by the coding sequence ATGCGTAACAAAAATGTAGTTGTCATTTTGACGATCATAGTGTCGTTGATATGTTTATATTCTTTATCTTTTACCTTTATTTCCCGCAACGTTCAGCAACGGGCCACTGCTTATGCCACTACTTCAGAAGGAGAAGTGGATCAGGCAAAAAAACAACAGTACCTGGATTCCATCTGGGAAAAGCCAGTGTACAAACTTGTGGGATATCCTTATACCTTTCAGGATGTTAAGGAAAAAGAACTCAACCTTGGATTGGACCTTCAGGGGGGTATGCACATCATCATGGAAATATCTCCAATAGAAGTGCTAAAAGCTTTGTCCAACAATGAGCAAAGCCAGGCTTTTCAGCAAGCGCTTAAGGAGGCTGAAAAATTACAGAAAATAGACAACGAGTCCTTTGTGGATCTTTTTTATAAGCAGTATCAGAAGCTTGCTCCCGAGTCGCCTTTGCATACCATTTTTGCCAACAGCAGAAACCAGGAGTATATTGATGGTGAGTCTTCGGATGCTGATGTTCTGGCCTTTATCCAGCAGGAGGTCAATGATGCTGTAGACCGTTCCTTTGAAATAGTCAGAAACCGCATTGATAAGTTTGGAGTAACCCAACCCAACGTTCAGCGTCTACCCGGTACAGAAAGAATTCAACTGGAATTGCCAGGCGTGGATAATCCTGAACGAGTGCGTAAGCTTTTGCAGGGTATTGCCCAACTGGAATTTCGTCAGGTGATAGAATTGGAAGAAATGCTGCCTTACTGGGAGCAGGCGAGCCATTACTGGACCACACAGCATACTGAGCAGAAACCGTTTCCCTTAATTTCGGCTGATTCAATAGACCTGGAACAGCAACTGCTACAGGATACTACTAGCTCGGCGCTTGATTTTCCGATCTTTGGACTGTCCGCATCAACTTACCGGCTTGCCTATCAAATCGCAGATACTGCTACAATTAGCACAACTCTTAAGGAACTAAAAGCCGCCCGTGTTTTGCCGAATGATGTAGCTTTTCTCTGGGATGTAAAGCCTGAAAATGAATCAGAAATACTGGAGTTGTATGTGGTCAGAAGCGGAAGGAGTATTTCAGGTATGTTGGGAGGCGATGTAATTACCAATGCTACCCAAAACCTTGAAAATGGAAAACCTTCGGTGGCTATGCAGATGAATACGGAAGGTAGCAGGAAATGGAAAAAGATGACATCAGAAAACATAGGCCATCGTATTGCGATTGTTCTAGATGACCAGGTCTATTCCGCTCCTGTGGTGCAGACTGAAATACCCAATGGAAACTCTTCCATTTCCGGAAATTTTACCATAGAGGAAGCCCAGGATTTGGCTAATATACTCAAAGCCGGGAAGATGCCTGCACCCATACAAATCATAGAAGAAGCTGTAGTTGGACCTACTTTAGGCATAGAAACGATTACGCAAGGGCTGGTGTCAATGGCAGCAGGCTTAGGGCTGGTGGTGATGTTTATGGTTTTGTATTACAGTAGCGGAGGTATGGTTGCCAATATAGCGCTGCTATTTAATATATTCTTTATCATCGGGGTATTGGCCCAGCTAAGTGCTTCACTTACCTTGCCTGGTATCGCAGGTATTGTGCTTACCATTGGTATGTCAGTAGATGCCAACGTACTGATCTTTGAGCGAGTCAAGGAAGAGCTTGGGAATGGTAAATCAGTCCTCAATGCAATCAAACTAGGGTATGATAAAGCTTACAGTTCAATCATAGACTCTAATGCTACAACTTTTCTGACAGGGGTGATTCTCTATACTTTCGGCTCAGGAGGTATCAAGGGCTTTGCAGTGGTATTGATGATCGGTATTGTTTCTTCTTTGTTCACCGCTGTTTTCATTAGCAGGCTGATGATAGAAAGTTTGGCAAAAAGAGGTAAAGTATTGAGTTTTACTACTTTATTTTCCAAATCTTTATTCAAAGATGTTTCCTTCAATTTTATACAAAAAAGGAAGTGGGCATACCGTTTATCTGTTTTGACTGTCATTGTAGGCTTGGCATGCATCACGCTACAGGGAGGGTTAAATCTGGGTGTGGATTTTAAAGGCGGAAGAAGTTATGTAGTACGCTTTGATACGCCTGTGGCTGCCTCTGATGTGCGTATCGTCATGCTTTCGGACTTTCAGGGAGCGGGTCTTGAGGTAAAAACCTTTAATCAGGATAACCAGTTGAAGATCACCACAAGTTACCTTGCCGAGGATCATTCAGAAAAGGCTGACCTGCAGGTAAAAGAAGCGTTGGAAAAAGGGCTGCAAAACTACAACATAGAACATCCTGAAATCATTAGCTCAGCAAAAATAGGGGCTACGATGGCCCAGGATGTAAAAGAGGCCGCGCAATCCTCTGTTATTTATACTTTAGGGATTATCTTTCTGTATATCCTTGTCCGCTTTCAAAAATGGCAATATGGACTTGGGGCAGTAGTTGCCCTGGCTCATGATGTGCTGATGGTTTTTGCGGCTTATGCCATTGCCCGAGCCTTTGGTTTTGTATTGGAAATTGACCAGGTTTTTATTGCAGCCATTCTTACTATTATCGGTTATTCTATTAACGATACGGTGGTGGTGTTTGACCGCATACGTGAATTTACCCAGCAGAAAACGGATGGTCTGGAGCTAATGTATAACAAAGCCATCAATGATACGCTCAGCCGTACCATCATCACTTCCTTTACCGTATTTGTGGTGGTTGTAGTACTCCTGGTCTTTGGAGGTGAAGTCCTGAGAGGATTTTCCTTTGCTTTGCTGGTCGGTGTAATATTAGGAACCTATTCATCCATTTTCATTGCTGCACCTCTGGCTTTGGATGTAACAGGTTGGAGAAATCGCAAAATTGATAAGGTAGGCAACAGGCAATTAAGCAAGGCATGA
- a CDS encoding IS1 family transposase: MYKHCGKQFQREYQYAGANPANKSLILIMLLRNCGIRDIGTILGVSRYSVLNCLKRNASLSQDKPRHTYYPSLQMDEFWTYVGRKERKVWLLYAYSPDYDEIVAYVTGNRSAKTVDRLYKKLTGTRVGEFCTDQ, from the coding sequence ATATATAAGCACTGTGGCAAACAGTTTCAGAGAGAATATCAATATGCAGGGGCCAACCCTGCGAACAAATCGCTTATTTTGATCATGCTTTTAAGAAACTGTGGTATTAGAGACATAGGCACTATCTTGGGTGTGAGCCGCTATAGCGTACTGAACTGTTTAAAGCGTAATGCCAGCCTGAGCCAGGACAAGCCACGACATACATACTATCCAAGCCTACAGATGGATGAGTTTTGGACGTATGTTGGCAGAAAAGAGAGAAAAGTCTGGCTCTTATACGCTTATAGCCCTGATTACGACGAGATCGTGGCTTATGTAACTGGTAACCGATCAGCCAAAACAGTTGATAGACTCTATAAAAAGCTGACTGGAACAAGGGTGGGTGAATTTTGTACGGATCAATGA
- a CDS encoding APC family permease → MSTKNQLSRSLGLRLVIVVVIGNIIGSGVYKKVAPMAAELHSSGWILLCWVLAGVITLFGALSNAEVAGLLAGTGGEYAYYKKIYNRFFAFMFGWSLFTVIQTAAISSLAYVFAQSLQSIIVLPPLLSSMADVSLGGVFFPFADFNVKMMAILLIILLTWINTKGIKAGAEVSTAILILVFGGIFLIIIFGLSSGNREIGRSLSITTTLNTPITLSAIFTAMLSAFWAYQGWAAIGYIGGEIKDAHRNIPKGIAIGVFVVIAIYLLVNTTYLSLLSVEALEQIHQAGNQIAAVEAVRSFWGDYGAWFMSALILLTTLGCTNATILASCRPYFAMAREGLFFSRAAELNQAQVPANSLLLQGIWACLLVLSGTFDQLTDMIIFAVFIFYGATTLGVFILRKKMPDAPRPYKVWGYPIVPAIVILFCAALFVNTIFSRPREAAIGLSLMLTGVPMYWWFNRRTVKNDKDMNEASAKKLV, encoded by the coding sequence ATGTCCACCAAAAATCAACTTAGTCGTTCTCTTGGGCTGCGCCTTGTTATTGTGGTCGTCATTGGGAATATCATTGGTTCAGGGGTGTATAAGAAAGTGGCACCGATGGCTGCCGAACTACATTCCTCGGGCTGGATATTGCTATGCTGGGTGCTGGCAGGCGTCATTACGCTGTTCGGTGCGTTAAGCAATGCCGAAGTAGCAGGTTTACTGGCCGGAACAGGGGGTGAGTATGCCTATTACAAAAAAATCTACAATCGCTTTTTTGCTTTCATGTTCGGTTGGTCACTTTTCACTGTCATCCAAACAGCAGCCATATCCTCGCTGGCTTATGTGTTTGCACAATCGCTACAGAGTATCATCGTATTGCCTCCGCTACTTTCGTCAATGGCAGATGTTAGCTTGGGTGGAGTGTTCTTTCCTTTTGCTGACTTTAATGTAAAGATGATGGCTATCCTGCTCATCATTCTGCTCACCTGGATCAATACCAAAGGGATCAAAGCGGGGGCAGAAGTCAGCACGGCGATTCTTATTCTGGTATTCGGAGGGATTTTCCTCATCATCATTTTTGGGCTCAGCAGCGGTAATCGTGAAATTGGCAGAAGCCTTTCCATAACTACAACGCTCAACACACCGATTACGCTGAGTGCTATTTTTACGGCGATGTTGTCAGCCTTCTGGGCCTATCAGGGTTGGGCAGCGATCGGCTATATAGGAGGCGAAATCAAAGATGCACATCGCAATATCCCTAAAGGTATTGCCATAGGCGTATTTGTAGTCATTGCCATTTACCTACTGGTAAACACTACCTATCTTTCACTTTTATCAGTAGAGGCATTAGAGCAAATCCATCAGGCAGGGAATCAGATTGCTGCGGTGGAAGCAGTACGAAGCTTCTGGGGAGATTATGGAGCATGGTTTATGTCCGCACTTATCCTGCTGACTACCTTGGGATGTACCAACGCAACCATACTGGCGAGTTGTCGTCCTTATTTTGCGATGGCCAGAGAAGGCTTGTTTTTCTCCAGAGCAGCTGAACTCAATCAGGCGCAGGTGCCTGCTAACTCCTTGTTGCTACAGGGTATCTGGGCTTGTCTGCTGGTACTTTCCGGCACTTTTGATCAACTCACTGACATGATTATCTTCGCTGTTTTTATTTTTTATGGGGCGACTACTTTAGGCGTATTTATTCTAAGGAAAAAGATGCCTGATGCTCCCCGCCCATATAAAGTATGGGGCTATCCTATAGTGCCCGCTATTGTAATATTATTTTGCGCAGCACTTTTTGTAAATACTATTTTCAGCAGGCCCAGAGAGGCTGCCATTGGACTATCGCTTATGCTTACTGGAGTACCCATGTACTGGTGGTTCAACAGAAGAACTGTAAAAAATGACAAGGATATGAATGAAGCCTCTGCCAAAAAGCTGGTATGA
- a CDS encoding DUF1295 domain-containing protein: MDLYGQKGKSIPQKIVIIALELLLLRISYWILFENGGQDILSGLGMEEVAGLRERKIIVFTFSWIVFLRMSFMMLYLLKRKIPWEESLSVPMAFALYYIGFSLLVLPTDQPVDYVDYFGIALFLVGSFTNTFSEFQRHLWKQRAENNGKLYTKGLFRYSMHINFFGDLLWVSAYAIITRNYYSVAILLLLFCMFAFFNIPKLDHYLQSKYGQQFEKYRSKTKKFIPFIY, from the coding sequence ATGGACTTATACGGACAAAAGGGAAAAAGCATTCCTCAAAAGATCGTGATCATAGCTTTAGAACTTCTATTGCTTCGGATTTCTTACTGGATCTTGTTTGAAAACGGAGGACAGGATATTCTAAGTGGACTGGGTATGGAGGAAGTTGCAGGATTGAGGGAAAGAAAAATCATTGTGTTTACTTTCTCATGGATTGTTTTCTTGCGCATGAGCTTTATGATGCTGTATCTGCTGAAGCGAAAAATCCCCTGGGAAGAGAGCCTGAGTGTACCTATGGCTTTTGCTCTTTATTATATAGGCTTTTCTTTACTTGTGTTACCTACTGATCAACCCGTTGACTACGTAGATTATTTTGGCATAGCACTTTTTCTGGTGGGTTCTTTTACCAATACTTTTTCAGAGTTTCAAAGGCACCTTTGGAAACAACGGGCTGAAAATAATGGTAAGCTGTACACGAAAGGTTTGTTCAGATATTCCATGCACATCAACTTTTTCGGAGATCTGCTTTGGGTGAGTGCCTATGCCATCATTACAAGAAACTATTATTCCGTTGCTATTCTCCTACTACTGTTCTGCATGTTTGCCTTTTTTAATATCCCTAAGCTAGACCATTACCTGCAGTCCAAGTATGGACAACAGTTTGAGAAGTACAGGAGCAAAACAAAGAAATTCATCCCATTTATTTATTAA
- a CDS encoding cyclic nucleotide-binding domain-containing protein — protein MLSKTTEERYAELLRLHKEYVAKIPVNKIAGYLGIHPKSLSRIRKKMNS, from the coding sequence ATGCTGAGTAAGACAACCGAAGAACGCTATGCCGAATTACTCAGGCTGCATAAAGAATATGTTGCTAAAATTCCAGTTAACAAAATAGCAGGATATCTTGGCATTCATCCCAAAAGTCTAAGTCGCATCAGGAAGAAGATGAATTCCTGA
- a CDS encoding undecaprenyl-diphosphate phosphatase: MDIIDSIILGIIEGITEFLPISSTGHMILTAHLLKIQENEFVKTFEVLIQLGAISAIVWLYAKRFLTNWNLYFKLIAAFIPTGIFGFLAYDFIKLYLFSPVVVAISLVIGGIILVLIDDKIENNSSRWMSVADISYKNAFLIGLFQCLAMIPGVSRAAATIIGGVFNGLSKKQAAEFSFLLAVPTMLAASGYDLLKSNIAFTNDQLLYLAIGFLVSFVSAWFAVRLFLKLLEKFGFKYFGYYRIVLGLVFLIWIYSQSVN, translated from the coding sequence ATGGATATCATTGACAGCATTATTTTAGGTATCATAGAGGGCATTACAGAATTTTTACCTATCTCCTCTACCGGGCATATGATTCTGACTGCCCATCTTCTAAAAATACAGGAGAACGAGTTTGTAAAGACTTTTGAAGTACTCATCCAGTTAGGAGCCATATCAGCCATTGTATGGCTATATGCCAAACGCTTTCTGACAAACTGGAATTTATACTTTAAACTCATTGCTGCTTTTATACCTACAGGAATTTTTGGCTTTCTAGCCTACGATTTCATAAAATTATACCTTTTTAGTCCCGTGGTTGTAGCCATAAGCTTGGTGATCGGAGGCATTATACTCGTTTTGATTGATGACAAAATTGAAAATAATAGCTCGCGGTGGATGAGTGTAGCCGATATATCTTATAAAAATGCTTTCTTGATTGGTTTATTTCAGTGCCTGGCTATGATTCCTGGGGTCTCAAGAGCAGCTGCTACAATTATTGGAGGCGTTTTTAATGGACTAAGCAAAAAGCAAGCAGCAGAGTTTTCTTTTTTACTGGCTGTACCCACCATGCTGGCCGCCAGCGGATACGATTTACTCAAGTCAAATATTGCCTTTACCAATGATCAATTGCTTTATCTGGCTATCGGCTTTTTGGTTTCCTTTGTCTCAGCCTGGTTTGCAGTGAGATTGTTTTTGAAATTACTGGAAAAATTTGGCTTTAAATATTTTGGCTATTACCGTATCGTTTTGGGCCTAGTTTTTTTAATCTGGATATATTCACAATCAGTTAACTGA
- a CDS encoding recombinase family protein, with protein MPRNIAYLRVSTLDQDLEKNKADILHLANEKNLGKVEYMQEKVFGKISCRQRKIAQVLEELDKGDVILSRGKDCMIVNKEQ; from the coding sequence ATGCCTCGCAATATTGCCTATTTAAGAGTATCTACTTTAGATCAGGACCTGGAAAAAAACAAAGCTGACATTCTTCACTTGGCCAATGAAAAGAATTTAGGAAAAGTAGAGTACATGCAGGAAAAGGTTTTCGGAAAAATCTCCTGTAGGCAAAGAAAGATTGCCCAGGTTCTGGAGGAATTGGACAAGGGAGATGTGATTTTGAGTCGTGGTAAAGATTGTATGATAGTGAATAAAGAGCAATGA
- a CDS encoding MFS transporter, whose product MENQLFEDAPVADESSSKTSETHSLSRELLSLPVIVAALGYLVDMYDLFLFSIVRVPSLSDIGLSGSQLLEEGVLLLNMQMAGLLLGGIFWGVLGDKKGRLSVLFGSILIYSLANIANGFVQTVPQYAALRFIAGVGLAGELGAGITLVSEILPQKIRGYGTTLVATLGVLGAILAYFVAAVFDWRASYFIGGGLGLLLLAMRVRVFESGIFLKTKSSHVQRGNVWILFNNWQRFSRYLKCILVGLPIWFVVGVLITFSPEFSRAVGLETPVDAGIAVMLSFASQAFGNVASGLLSQRTQSRKKIMGLFILISFVCTLLYLLLPMQNVEVFYLLCIFLGFSNGYWTLFITVAAELFGTNIRATVATTVPNFVRGAIIPLTTLFLLLKEEWGIINSALVVGAFTTLIAIIALWSLDETFHKELNYIEED is encoded by the coding sequence ATGGAAAACCAACTTTTTGAAGATGCACCGGTAGCGGATGAAAGCTCTTCTAAGACGTCAGAGACACACTCACTCAGTCGGGAATTATTGAGTCTACCCGTTATAGTTGCGGCCTTAGGTTATCTGGTAGATATGTATGACCTGTTCTTGTTCAGTATTGTGCGGGTACCCAGCTTATCTGATATCGGGCTTAGCGGTAGCCAGCTTTTGGAAGAAGGTGTACTCCTTTTAAATATGCAAATGGCGGGATTACTCCTTGGAGGGATTTTCTGGGGAGTGTTAGGTGATAAGAAAGGACGACTTTCCGTATTATTCGGTTCAATATTAATTTATTCACTGGCCAATATTGCCAATGGTTTTGTGCAAACAGTTCCTCAATATGCAGCGCTTCGCTTTATTGCCGGTGTAGGCCTGGCAGGAGAACTGGGTGCAGGAATAACACTGGTGAGTGAAATCCTTCCTCAAAAAATCAGAGGTTATGGGACTACCCTGGTAGCTACATTGGGTGTACTTGGAGCCATTTTGGCATATTTTGTTGCTGCTGTTTTTGACTGGCGTGCCTCATACTTTATCGGAGGAGGCTTGGGGCTTTTGCTGTTAGCTATGCGGGTCAGGGTATTTGAATCAGGCATTTTTCTCAAAACCAAGTCCTCCCATGTACAGCGCGGTAACGTATGGATATTATTCAACAACTGGCAGCGCTTTTCAAGATACCTGAAATGCATACTCGTTGGCTTACCCATTTGGTTTGTGGTAGGTGTACTCATTACTTTTTCCCCGGAATTTAGCCGGGCAGTAGGTCTGGAAACGCCAGTAGATGCAGGAATAGCGGTGATGTTGTCTTTTGCAAGTCAGGCTTTTGGTAATGTGGCAAGTGGCCTGTTAAGCCAGCGAACCCAGAGCAGGAAAAAGATCATGGGACTTTTTATTCTGATCTCATTTGTATGTACCCTTCTCTACCTGCTCTTACCTATGCAGAATGTTGAAGTCTTTTATCTGCTGTGTATATTTCTGGGCTTCAGTAACGGCTACTGGACTTTGTTCATTACCGTGGCAGCAGAACTGTTTGGTACCAATATCAGAGCGACTGTGGCTACCACAGTGCCCAATTTTGTAAGAGGAGCCATCATTCCGTTAACTACCTTGTTCTTACTTCTGAAAGAAGAGTGGGGTATTATCAACAGCGCACTGGTTGTGGGAGCCTTCACTACCCTGATAGCCATCATTGCACTTTGGAGTTTGGACGAAACCTTTCACAAAGAACTTAATTATATTGAGGAGGATTAG